The window TACGTATTCAAGTGGAATCAGTCCAAGACGAAGATCAATTACAAAAGACGACTGAATCCTATAAGGATTGCCTACGCATTCCTTTAtgaggaaatcaagtcggcgTAGTTCCTGAACAATATGTAAAAatgatatttggtttttctattacaagagaaaGGGGGAGAGAAACCGAatcctacgtgggttgcctacgtatccctctgTGGGAAGTCAGGTGgaacgtagttctgttacatCAAAACCCTAGCTATATTTGGCTTCAGACAttgtatctcttgattgcgtctgagttgataggcttcatgctgactcttccatccatttctgccaagattagaGCTCCGCCCGACATTGCTCAgtgaaccacgtaaggaccttTCCAGTTTGGTGCAAACTTccctttggcttcttcttgatgtGAAAAACTTTACTTCATAACCAACTGCCCTGGTGTGAATCGGCGAGGCTTCACGCTTTTGTTAAATACACTGGCCATCATGTTCTGATAAAGTGGGACGAGACATACTGCATCCATTCTTCTCtcgtcaatgagcatgagttgttcCTGCCTGATCTGTATCCACTTTGCGTCATCTAATTTTTCCTCTTGAATGACTCTTCAGGATGGTACTTCGACCTCTGCGAGTATCACCTCTTCAGTGCTATATACCAACGTATATGGTGTTACCCCAGTGGATGTTCTTATTAAAGTCCGATAACCCAGTAGAGCAAAAGGTAGATTTTCGTGCCATTgtctgtgattgtccactatctttcgtagaatcctcttgatattcttATTGGCTGCCTCGACTACCCCATTCATTTGCGGTCTGTAGGCTGTGGAATTGTGGGGTACGATTCTAAAATTATCAcagatttctctcatgaggtcgCTGTTGAGGTTAGCAACATTATCAGTGATGATACGCTACGGTATTCCAAATCGGCAGAAAATGTTGTTTCGGACAAAATCTGCCACTACCTTCTTTGCGACGGCCTTGTAAGTAGATGCCTTAACCCATTTGGTGAAATAGTCGATAGCCACCAAGATGAAACGATGTTCGTTTGATGCTGCAGGCTTTATGGTTCCAATCACGTCCATGCGCCAGGAGGCAAATGACCACGGTGAACCCATTACATTTAACTCATTTGGTGGAACCCGTATGAAATCTCTGtgaatctggcactggtgacacttctgcacgTAGCAGATACTGTtactttccatagtcatccaaaagtgtCCAGCTCTCAAAATTTTCTTGGCTAATATGAACCCGTTCATGTGGGGCTCGCACATCTctgcatgtatttcttccaaCAGTCTGGTTGCTTCAGTGGCGTCTACAGATCTCAGCAAACCTATGTTTGGGGTCCTCCTGTACAAGACTTCCCCATTACGGAAGAAGTGGTTTTCCAACCTCCTGCGGGCTTGCTTTTGACCATTTATTGCATTATCCGGGTATTCTCTGGTTGCGAGGAATCTCTTAATGTCGtgataccatggtttaccatcAGGTTCTTCATCTACATAGAAGCAATAGTCATGTTGATCCCTGATCTCTACCTCTATATGGTCAATGTAGTTCTTGTTTGGATGCTGAATCATAGATTATAAGGATGCAAGGGCGTCGGCAAACTCGTTCTGAATTTTGGGAACATCcttgaactcaatctttgtgaacttcttgcatagctcCTTCACGCAGTGCATGTATGGTGGTATCTTGACTTTCTTGGTGGATCATTTTCTTTGGACTTAGTGTATcaacaaatctgaatctcctatgaccaaaagttctttaATGTTCATGTCGACTGCCATTTTGATTCCAAGGATGCACGCTtcgtattcagccatattattggtacaatgAAATCTTATCTTTGCCGATGCTGGGTAGTGTTGTCCAGATTCCGAAATCAGGACTTCCCTAATTCCAACTCGTTTGAAATTTgctgctccatcgaaaaacattctccacctGCAGTATGATTCTACAATATCCTCCCTGGAAAATAGTACTTCTTCATCAATGAAATACGTGGTAAGAGGTTCGTAATCTCCATCCACTGGATTCTCAGCAAGGTGGTCGGTTAAAGCTTGCCCTTGGATAGCCTTatgagttatgtacacaatgtcaaatttctTGAGGAGAATTTGCCATTTGGCTAGCTTCCTGGTAGGCATTGGCTTATGAAGAATGTACTTGAGCGAGTCGATCCGAGATATCAGATGCATAGTGTATGCGTACATGTAATGCCTTAGATTATGAGCAATCCATGTCAGGGCACAACAAGTGCGTTCTATCAAGGTATACTTGGCCTCacatggtgtgaacttcttgcttaagtagtagatggcccGCTCATTTCTTCCAGTTTCGTCATGCTGCCCCAACACATACCCAAAGGCGTTGTCTAAGACTAACAAATAGAGCAACAATGGTTTCCCTAGTTCGGGGGGAACCAGCACTGACGGGTTTGAAAGATACTCTTTGAttctgtcgaaggctttctgacaCTCCCCCGTCCATTTTGTGGCAACATCCCTCTTCAACAGCttgaaaatgggttcacataTTACTGTGGACCGGGCTATGAAACGACTGATATAATTCAGCCTGCCCAGGAGACTCATGACATCTTTCTTGCTCTTTGGTGATGGTAATTCCTGGATAGCCTTTATTTTTGATGGATCCAGTTCTATCCCCTTCCTGCTTACAATGAAACCAAATAGTTTCCCAGCGGGGACTCCGAATGCATACTTGGCTAggttcaacttcaaactgtaccTTCACAACCATTTGAataatttcctcaagtcgtccAAGTGTTCTGAACTATTTCGAgactttatgatgacatcatccatatatacttcaatctccttatgaatcatgtcgtgaaagagggtcgtcatggccctcatgtaggtggcgccGACATTCTTGAGACCGAACGGTGTAACTCTATAATAGTAGACTCCCCAAGGTGTGGTGAAAGTTGTCTTCTTTGCGTCTTCCTCGTGCACTAAGATTTGATGGTATCATGCGAAAAAATCCACAAATAATTGCAGTTCATGCTTCGCACAattgtcgatgaggatgtggatatttggcagagggaaatcatcctttggactagctttgttgagatcgCGGTAGTCCATATATATTTTGATCTTACCATCCTTCTTGTGCACTGGGGCGATGTTTGCCAACCAGCTTGGATAGTTGGTGACCCTTACTACAATGGCTTTTATCTGTTCGGTTAGTTCTTTTTTTATCCTTAGACTTAAATCAGGTTTGAACTTCTTGGGTTTCTGCTTGACCAACGGTCTAGTAGGGTTAGTGGGTAGTCGATGCGAGACAATGTTGGTGCTTAATCCTGgcatgtcatcataggaccatgcgaaCATGTCGACGTATTGTCGAAGGAGCTCAATCATTTTTTTCCTTCTGCTCAGCTTCTAGGTGAATGCTGATTCTGGTTTCTTTTGCATCTTCTTCGCTTCCATGATTGACCACTTCTGTTTCTTCGATATTGGCCTTCTTCTGACTCTCCAGTTGCTCGATCTCATGCGGGAGATTGTCTAGCATCATACTCTCGTCATATTCCTTGTAATCCGGGTTGTTGTGCTCAGtggtttcgttacatgtcataatcgtggAACGTAGTTTTTTTATAGGTTTGATTACTTAAAAGAAAAGCTAGgtataaataaagcagtaaaaCAAAGTTGCAATATTTAGGAAAATGATTCTTTTATTTCATTAAAAGGGAACGCCTTCAGCGTTCacaagaggcaaatgacaaaagggTGCAGACACGgtacatgccttaattgactgTG is drawn from Nicotiana tomentosiformis chromosome 12, ASM39032v3, whole genome shotgun sequence and contains these coding sequences:
- the LOC117275940 gene encoding uncharacterized protein, which codes for MIQHPNKNYIDHIEVEIRDQHDYCFYVDEEPDGKPWYHDIKRFLATREYPDNAINGQKQARRRLENHFFRNGEVLYRRTPNIGLLRSVDATEATRLLEEIHAEMCEPHMNGFILAKKILRAGHFWMTMESNSICYVQKCHQCQIHRDFIRVPPNELNVMGSPWSFASWRMDVIGTIKPAASNEHRFILVAIDYFTKWVKASTYKAVAKKVVADFVRNNIFCRFGIP